In Calorimonas adulescens, the genomic window TGGTCTCATTCATATCTTCATTCCTGGATTGGTTTGAGGAGGCATACCTTGCCTTTTCCACCGATGGGGGTTATTCTGTGGTCCTTGGTGCCTCTCCTGATTATACATTAAAAGAGTTAAAGGAAAGATGCAATATAATAGAACTAAACAACTACTATACATCTTCAGATAGCCTTCTGTCACTGTCCGGCGCCCTGCAGGCAAATATAGAGGGCGGCAGGGCAGTTACCGTATCTTCCCCGGTAAGTCTGGTTGAGTGTGAATACAAAAGTGAGATGATAGACTCCGCTGTGGATGCAGTAAAAAAACTTATTGCAAAGGGATTTAAGCCTGGAGAGATTTCTGTGATAGCCCCTTATCTGGACCCGGTCTCTGAGGAGTTGCTGGTATCAAATCTTTCTGCTTTGGGATTGAGGCCCTTTCCCCTTACAAATACCGGAAGACTAATAGACCAGCCATTTATAAGAAATATTGTTACCCTGACAATGCTGGCCCACCCATGGTGGGGCATAAACCCAAACCACAGCGACCTCAAGGATACTTTTTGCGCCTGTTTTGACATGGACCCTGTAAGGGCTTCTATACTGGCCAATTTTGTAGAAAGCAAAAAGTCTCTGACATCTCTCGACAATAAGACCACTATGAGGATAGGCTTTGGCAGCAGAGAAAAATACGAAAAACTGCTCGACTGGCTGAGCCAATATAACGAAGAGGTGCCAATAGATTCTTTCTTAAAAAAACTCCTCTGGGACTATCTCATACCACTGCCCACAACAAGAGAAAACATAGTGGCTACCAGGAGACTTATAGACATGGCCTCAGGCTATATAAAGATAATGGAGGTAATACGGCCTGGTGAAATGTATGGCAGAGATTTTGTCATTGCGATAAAGCGTGGTATAAAGGGTATCGAGGTTTTGGAAGAAAGGCCTGAGGATGCTATTGTTATAGCTACGCCCTACTCCTACCTGATGAACCCTATTTTCTCAAAAGCACAAATATGGCTTGACGCCTCTGACATAGACTGGGAAGATCCGGATATAAGACCTTTATCCAACCCCTATGTGTTCCTCCCGGGGTGGAAGGGTACCTGGACTCCAGCAATAGAGGATATGTATTCCAGGCTTATGCTCTCCAAGAGGATTGTCAATCTGCTGAAACGGTGCAGTGAGAGACTCATAGTAATAAACTGCCGTCTTTCATCAAGATTTACAGAGCAGGGTGGTATGCTTATGGAATACATACAGAAGACATGCAGGATCGTACCGTAGGAAGTCTATAAAGAATGATAGCAAGCATTAAATGCAACCTTAGAGTGAGTCTATTATACTCTTGATGAGTGGCAAATGAAGCCAGGGCATCTGGCATGGACTTAAGAGGCCGACGCTTAAGGTTTATGACGCCGAGTGGAGGCGTACCCGGCTAAATAGCAGCCATGAATCATTAGAGTATCAAGACGAACGACCAGGTGCATGGATGCTGCTATCATTCGTAGCACGCTTCTTACATCCAAATACATCTAGGAGGATCGGACAATGAAGCTAAGAAATGACCTAAAGGAATTTTTAACATATTATAGAGGCGGGAGGCTGGCTATACCCTCAGTACCTGGGGCAGGGAAAACAACCCTTCTTTCACACCTCACTGCCCACATAATTGAGACAGAGGCTGATGCGCGGGTCTTGATAGTTACATACATGAATTCTGCAGTGGCCAACTTCAAACAGCGCATAGACAGCCTTTTAAAAGAAAAGGGTATACTTGTGAGAAACTACGACGTCATGACCCTCCACTCATTGGCATCCACCATAGTTAAGGAGAGCCCCGCATCCCTCGGCCTGGCCAAAGACTACAACATACTGGATGAACTGGAATGCATAAACCACCTGAAGACGGCCTTTGAGGCATGGCTCTCCACTCACGAGGATATCTTTTACTCAAAGCTGCTGGTCAGGGACTTCTATACCCCAAAACGTATAGAAACTATCAAGAAGAACTTCAGGGAAAGCTTCATAGCCGATGTCGGGAGGGCCATATCCCTCTTTAAAGGCAACAATATCACATCCTCAGACGCCATGTCATACATCCACCAGCTCCCTGAGGACTCATACCTCCGCTGGGCCTTTGAGATATACTCACTGTATCAGGACAGGTTAAGGCTCAACGGGGCTGTAGACTTTGACGACCTCATACTCCTGGCATACAGGCTGCTCACGTCAGAACACGAGATACTCTCAAAATTTCAGGACAGGTGGAATTATTTCTTTGAGGATGAGGCGCAGGACTCTAACATGCTGCAGGAGAAGATCTTAGAACTCCTCTCCCAGAAGTGCGGCAATCTGGTGCGTGTGGGAGACCCCAACCAGGCCATACTCTCCACCTTCACCATAGCAGACCCTAAGCTGTTCACCGAGTTTATCAACGCCAATGACAGAAAAGAGATAAAGACATCCGGCAGGAGCTCTATTGAGGTGATAAGGCTGGCAAACCACCTGGTAGAGTGTGTAAAGTCCCTCAATGAGTTTGAGAGTGTAAGGGACTCCTTAGAATACCAGCTCATAGAACCTGTAGCCGATGCCAACTTTAAAAACCCGGAAAACTTCAAATACGGCATAAGATTTTACGAATACGAGGATGAGGATGAAGAGCTGTCACACATTTGCTCTCTTGCCGCAAAATACATACAGCTCCATCCGGACAAGACTTGTGCAGTGCTGCTGAGGACAAACAATCAGGTGGAGTCCATGGTGGAAATATTCCACAATAATGGCATAAAGGCTGTGGAGGTATCCAGTTACCCTTTAGAGGACCTCATTACAAGGAAGATTTATTACTGTCTTAAATTTATTAACAGGCCTGAAAGGACAGATAACCTCATAGACGTACTCCGATATGTACTGGCACCTGAGATAAAAGATATCCACCCATTAAACATGTTTATCCATCGTTCCAGGGTTGAGGATATACTCTATCCCATAGACAGGATCCCTGTCCTTCCTGAGGACGTGGGCAATGAGGAGAAGGAGATCTTTTACAGGGCAATAGAGACAGCCAAAAAACTGATAGAGGCAGGCGATATGAGCATAGACAAGCTCATAATATACATCATGGACCTTTTGAGAGTAACAGGAGAGAGCAGGGCCATAGGTGAGGCAGTGGCGGAAGAGGCCAGGAAAAGGCTGTATGATCCTGGCTGGAGGATTGAGGATGTCATAGATGAGCTTGCCTCTCCCAAAAATAAGTATAACAACCTGGCATCGGTCTTTTATCAGAAAAAAGGTTTTGAGGCCAGGCCAGGCGAGGTAATGGTACTTACCTACCACAAGGCCAAGGGACTGGAATGGCATAATGTATTTATGGGTACTGTAGAAGCCAGAGACTTCCCCCTGCTTTTGACCCACAGCTTCATAGGCGAGACGTGGTATCTTAAAGAAGAAGAGAGAAACCCCTTCTCTTTAATAGAGGCAGAGTTTAAAAGCCTCATGGGAGAAAACGTAGACCCCGACTTTAAAAAACAGGCAAAGCTCAACATAATCTCAGAAAACCTGAGGCTCCTTTATGTAGGCATCACCAGGGCAAAGGAGACCCTGGTCATCACCAGCCACAGAAATGACAGATATGATAAGCCGTTGGATAACATGCTCTTTAAAAAGATATTCCATGAATTCATCCAAGAGGAGAGATTAAAATGGAAGATATAAAAAGGATGTATTTCAGCCAGACAGCCCTAAGGACATACATGAGTTGCCCCCTTAAATTTAAAAACAGGTATATAGAAGGCCTCTACTGGAATTTTGACTCACCTGCTGCAAGAGAAGGACGTGAATTCCACTTAGACGCTAAAAGGCATTTTTTGAACCTGCCGCTTTCAGGCCATAACGGTGATTTAATAGCCACCATGGCAGACTTCGTGCCTGTAGAGTCAGGGAAAGAATACCTGCCCGAATTTTCCCTGAGGCATAACAATGGAAATATAAAAATAATGGCTAAGTACGACCTTGTCGTAGTGGGTGAAACTGTAGAGATATACGACTGGAAGACAGAATCGGCCAGGCCCAATGCAGAAAAACTCCGGGATGACATACAGACAAGGTTGTACCTGTACACCATGGCAGCAGCCGGTAAGACAATAAAAGAGGACATAAGGCCCTCCGATATCTCCATCACGTACTTCAACCCGAGCTACCCCTCCTCACCGGTCAGGATAGATTACGACTCATACCGGTTTGAAAAGGACGAAATAAAAATATCCGGCCTTGTAAGCCAGATACTGAAAGACACCGAGTTTAAGCCCACAGATGACAGGAGAAAATGTGCATACTGTGAGTATAACAGGCTCTGCAACGGCAAACCCGTATCACTGGACAGCGTGGATGACCAGGACTTTGAGCTAAGCTGGGATGATATAGAGGAGATAAGCTTCTAAGTTGCTGCCCATCACACCTCTTTCTGCTCATGCGTTCTATCCTTATACTACTTTGTAGTATCTACCTTATAACCCTCTCATGTACAGGAAGATACAATAACAATTACCCATCACTTTAGAAATAGTTTAGAGGCACCACATAAGGTTCACCATCCTCGCTCACTGTACCCAAAAACCATGGTCCACTTGCTTTGGGATATTCATAACTCCGTCCTCTTTTATCACGTGATTGCTCTCCTCATTTTCCTATGCATACCTCATTCATCCAGTTTCATTAGTTGTTTGTCCTCTTTAACAGTTATGTTGCCTATCTTTTATGAGTTTGTGTCTTTTAAGATATTTTTCCATATTCCATCATCATGTACCAGTACTCCTTTGCTAACAGCCTCTATGGGGTTTCTTTTTCTGTATATAAACTTAAACTCATCCGTGGTATATCCTTTGGGTTCTATGGCATCAAAGACATACTCATACAAAAGCTCACCTCTATTCTTATAGCTTTTCGGTATCTTGTCAGATATAATTATTACGTCAATATCACTGCTCTCATTAAAGTTTCCCCTGGCCACAGAACCTATCACGATGGCACACATAGGACTAAAAATACAGCTTACATTTCGGGCATACTCAGTGGCCAGGCCTATAAGCCTTTCTCTCCATTCTTCTTCTCTCCATTGCTGTAATCATTATAACGTATCCCTCCACAAAATCCAGTATACTTTGAGCATATTGAATTGAAGTCATTACATTTCCTTCATCATTATATCCCTATACAAAATTAAATTATTTTTCTTACTTATAATCCTACAGTATACCACGTTATCCCTATTTTCCAAAATTTAATCATTCTGCTTATATAATATAATTACATTATTTACTAATTTCCATTCTCAAAGGCGTAAAAAAAATTATAAATTGCTATCAGCTTGTTAAAATAAGGCATAGCAATCACCATGCCCTATTTCAAGCCGGTAGGTCCAGGAAGAATTTCCCTGGATTTAAATTGCTCAAGTTCCATATAGTCGGTTTCTTTCGGTCCAGGGAACTTCAGCATCCTTAAAAGTATTCTCCTCCGTTCACCAAAAATATTCTTACCAATCCTCTTATTCATACAGTCTTCAAAGTCTTTTTTCAGTTCATCTATTTTACCGTCATCCTGCTTCTGGATCCAGCTCGTTAAAGACAGCGTAGAATATTTCTCTTTGATATTGTAAAGATATAAGACTGGCTTAATATCAACACTGCCACAACCCAACGGCTTTCCCAGACCAAGTTTATATTTGCAACCATCTGGGAGCTTTAATACCCATAAAAGCATTCCAAGTTCTTCATTTGACAGATTTTCAAAATAAACTTTAAATTCAAAGCTTATACCGGCAGATATTGCATCAAATTCAGTTTCAACATCTTTTTTCCCAGTTTTATTTTCAACATCTTTTACATAATTCTTATGCCAGTACAGCTTGTAACCTCTTATTACGGTTTCGTCAAAAGGTTTAGAGTTATAGTTCTTCAGCTTTCCTATATCATGCGTGTCCTGATTAAGATAAAGCTGATAGCTTGATGGTTTTGGGCTTCCCAATACAGAAACATGGTGTCTACTTACCACGTTCTGTTTATCTGCTAAACGTGCATCAGTAAATAAAACCCTCCCCTTGTGGGCTTTCTTACCCTCAGTGTAGCCAAATACAGACTCAACCATATCTGGCCTACCATCACCATGTAGTGGAATGTAGTCTCCTATTGAATATTTGTATGGTATTCTGAACATACCTGTGTGTCCAAAGAAATAATGTTTTTGTCCACTTTTGTCCTCATATTGTATATAAAAACATGGTATGCTTTCATTCTTATCTTGAGGTATTACTGAAAACTTATTCTTATTTATTTTATCTGTAATCGCCTCATTTTTATATAGCTCTATATCCTCTCCGCTTAATTCTATTGATGTACTCTCCAAATCCTCATCGGGGATTATCCACTGCATATGTTTTTTTTTCATACTGCCTGATATTATAAGCCATCCGCGCTCCCACCCTTCTCTTTTCTTAGTCTTTCCATCATCCAGCATTATTTCTTCTACTTTGGCATAATAAAGTTTCCGCTTTGAATGCTGGTGATCTTCTGGTTTTGTAGGTTTAAACCATATTTTATGCCTTGTAAATTCTTTGAGACAATTATTCTCCAGTTTTTTTATAGTATCATTTTCAATTCGAAAATATTGAACGTTATTAATTTTTTTAGCTGGAGTTATGTAATACTCACCACCATCTTCTTTAATGTATCCAGCACTCGCCTTTGTATAAAATCCAGTAAAGCCATCTTTACTCATCCTACCACTCATCAATCCAATGTAGTCTTTTGCCGAAGATGAGCTGCTCATGTCTCTGTAGAGCATCCTCTTATTTCTGTCAGTAAACTTCATTTTAGCAAAACTTATTATCTCACATAGTTCCCTTATCATACCTCTAATACTGCTTCCAGGTATTACAGGCTCTTTTGTGGCTTTGTCCACACAGAAAAATTCTACAGGAACAAATTTATCATCCCTATGCCTAATATATTCTTCCAATGTATATCCTGCCCTTATATAAAGATCCGTCAAGTTTGTCAAGGTACAGTCTATGTAACCGCTGTACCTATTGGGATAATATCTGTCCAGTCCCACGTCCTCAAAATAAGCAATACTATCTGACAATTTTACAAAATTATATGGAGCATGTGCTTTCCTTTCTTCTGGCAAATTAGAAATATGTTCTTTTAAGCTCATCCTCTATCCTCCTCACCACAATATCGCACAGCCTTCCACCTGAATAATACGCCTGGCCATCTTCATCATAATCAATGCTGTTCCTCACAACGAGCTTTACAACAAAATCATTATCAGGATAATCTATAGTAACCGGCACTGCATGTCTTATACCTCTGTTTTCCACTACCACAGTAAAGCCATTTATCACACCTCCATTTTTTCCTTTCCTCTGTCCCCACAACATGTATTCATGCTCTTCATAATCTTCCCCGTCTTTGGATACACTTCCATAAAGTTTGTTATCATTTTTTCTTAAAAACACCTCGCATTCCCGTCCAAAAATCCTGCATTCAATCAGTTTCTCATAATTAATTTCAGGTGAATTTTCTACAATTCCACTTGAAAAAGAAAATCTTCCATCTATCATTTTCCCCCACACAACCCCATCAAAGAAAAAGGCCAGCATATAGTTTGCGTTATATCTTAATCCTATGTCATTTATACTTTTTATCAAACTTTCTGTATCATTTATCTCATCTATATAAGAATCAAAGGATTTTGCATCCTTTAAATCATTCATTACTTTTCACCCCCAGACATTTTAAAAATGCATCCACATATTTATCAATCTTCTGCTGCTCAGAAAAATTAAACCCCTCATCTATATTTATTAACTCATCTTTCCTGCTGATTTTACCACTCATTCCTTTAAGCCTACCTCTTCCTATCCCACTCTCTCCTCCCACAGTCAAATCTCCTACCCAGAGGTCCCTTATAAGAAATAAAATTAACCCAATCTCATGATCCTTAGGCTGTCTAATCTCAATATTTACATTTACTCTTGTATCACTGCTACCATAAATAGGCATCTCATCGAATAGTGCCGTTTCTAACGCCCCACCAGTAAATCTGTCTATCTTTACCCTGTTAATAACTATTGGCTTCATTTGATTTTCTACAGTCGACTCATGGACAACTATTCTGCTTGCTTTGTCTTTACATCCAAAAAGTTCATAAACACCCAATAAATCAGCACCATACGTATTAAATATCCTAACTGCCCTTTCTCTTAGAACACCCGCCAGGCTTGTCCCGGGTATAACAGCTTTACCGCTGTCTGCAGAAACAACAGTATATTTATCAACACCTATGTCTGCATTTGGATAGTTTGTCCCAATGAGTAAAGACCCATCAACACCAAACTCACAAGAAAGCCTGAAAATATCTCTTTTATCATAAAAAGCCTTAATCCCCATCAATTCTTCCGAGCTTTTTCCGTTCTTCCATTCGTCAGATTCTCCCCTGTTATATAAAAGCCATTCACACAGACCAGAGGGTGTAGAAAGGTCCATAAGCTTAATTTCCCAGTTTGTAACCCGGCATCTTCCGTATCCCCTGTTCTTCTTATAGCCCAATGAAATCTCACCATTTTCGAATCCTTTCATTATAGTCGCAATTGCCCTCTTTTCTTCTTCATTGTCTAAAAAAACATCAAAGGCTATATCAAAACAAGCACCACTGTTTATAAATTCAGCATCATATTTCATGTCCCTTAAAGCTGTACCTGTCTCCGGATCTATCATAACACCATCCCTTATGGTTGGTGTATAACTGTAGCCATGTAAGTCATAAACCAATATTCTACTCTGATTTTTATTTTCATCGTCAACGTATCCGAAAATCTCATCAGCTATTGGGCAATCGCCTTTACTATGATAGTTGGTGGCATACGACACAAGATAATCCCTCATAGCACCAGCAATGGAACTTCCCAGTATCGTTGCACTGCCATCTATTGGATCAACAAGAACGGGATTATCGCTCCAGTCAGCATAAGAAATATCTCCACCGGTATGAAACGGCTCCTCAAATATGAGTTGGCCTTTTACTGCCAGATATTCACTCATTTCATTCACCACCCTTATTCTTTCTATAGAGTCTTTCCAATACCTTATCTATCAATATAACCTTAAAACCAGTTAATTCCTCCTCACTAAGCGATGGTGATATATCTTTAATTTTGACCTTCTCGACCCCAAGCAGGTTGGTGAATTGGTTTTCACTTTTGCCGCAGATGTCATCAATAAATTCTTTTACTCTGGCCTTTTTCAGACCTATAAATGTCTTTTCATACTGGTCCAAATACTTTTTATTTAGTCCTTTAAAATAATTGTTAATTTCATCATAAAGTTCAGAACCATTGCCAAACCTCCTCTTATGGAGTTGAAGACGCAGATTATTTAGCTGTGAATTAGAGATATCACCACCGTCAAAAGCTAAACTGGCAATATAACTTATTATTTTTCTTTTAATCCTCTCATGCCATATCCTTTTTAATATAACCTCAACATTTTTTCTTTCTTCTTCACTCATATCTGGTAATTCGTTATCCCTATATCTCTTACGCTCCCATTTTATCTTTTCTTTTTCTAATTCTTCTTTATGATTAGGGTTAAAAATCAATCGTCCAAAGCCTTCTTCCCTTCTTTCTCCTACCCCTTCATCCATCAGTTTATAAAGTCTATTAATATCAGGTTTTTGAGATGACCTGAGAACAAATGTGCTGCCGGCCTTTATTGCATTAGACTGTGGCAAATTCATACCCCATTTATTGTTGAAACCACCCACAATTTCTGTGGAGAAATACGCATCTATAATCTCTGTATCAACCTTAAGCAAATAGGAAACCAATTCGTTATCAATTTTTACCGTATTCCTACCATATCTGTCATATAGAATGGCATTACTTAAAAACGTCATTCTCAGTGGCTTCCCTTCCTCAATACTTTCCCAATCTAATCCATATACCTCATGCATATATTCGTATGAGTCCTTAAAGATACCTTTGATATTAATTTTACACATGCCATAACCCGCATACTTACCTCTCCCGAGAAAAACATTGTCTCCATCACTCATCAAACCTTTTACTATTTCTATGTAGTCATCGTTGCAGTAAACATCACCGTAAAATGTTTCACCTTCTTTGATTGCGCCATATCTGAACACGTTGCTGTAAGACTTTACCGCTTCCTCAACTTTAAGCCTTCTTTGATGGTGAAAATATTCCCTCATCTCAGGAGTATATATACTTAATATATCATCACTTACATGTACAAAACACTCACTAGGCAAGCTTTTATATCTTCTATCTTTTTTCTGCCGCCCACAAGAAAAATCGTACACTTTCAAATCATCATCTTCATCATAAAATAAGGAAATAGGAGCAGGTATAAAATATATTTCATTTTTATATGGATACAGGTTGGAAAACAGCACACTCCCATCTAAGAGAAATTTTATATCGTTATTTTTACCTGCTTTAATAAGCCTGTCTATAATCACACCTCTTACGGAGCTGCCGGTTATATAAGGCAAGGTCTCATTGCTGTTTACATCATCCCTGTATGTACTAATTATCACAGGTTCTATTGTCTCAATGGTATACAATATATGTCTACTCATCATCTCACCTTCTCAATAAAGGAGTTTAAATATTCGTCAGTTATCTCATTGCTTCCGTCCCATAAGGATACGCTAACCCGTCCTCTTCCTCTTGTCTTTGCAAGACCTATTCCTTTTATTGAAACCAAAGAAACCGTCAGGAGCTCCATGTCAAATACGGTTGGCTCTTCAACAAATACAAGGCTGGAACTAAGAAAATTACCATGAAGCAGCACCCTTGTTGTCCTTAATCTGTTCTTCTTCACTTCCTTTGTCTTTTGATCGACAGCAGTCTGTACTACAGTATTGGTTATCGCATTCTCTACCTCATCCGCAGTAACTCTGTTCTGGCTTATGGCAGCCATTAACCATTTTTCCACTTTTCCCGGAATAACAGCATTACATATATGCATAATACATCCATAAATACTGCCATGGCTTCCAAAAAGCCTCTGCCTTGATACAATATATTCTTCTAAAAAAGGATTTTTATATTGCCTTAAGCAATCTAAGATAAAGTCACACCTTTCTGTCATAATCCCTTTCAACGTTTTTCCTTTGAGCATTGGGAACCCATTACCATCATATTCCAAATCCATATCTACAAATCCAGCTATACCGTCTCCGCTTCCAAACGCGGCATCACTTAACACCTCAATCTTAATCTCGTAAGCTGTCATCATTGTCACCACCTATAGAAAAATACATATCCTTTAGTTCAATCGCATCAAAATATGGTGTTTTCCTGGCATAAAAACCTTCCTCAATATAATTTCTATAAACACCATTTTTAGAATCTGGGAGCTTTATACCGTAGTTATTCAAGTATGTCCTGGTAGAATCCTTGCCATCTCTTAGCATATTTCTAAGCCCTTTCACTTTGCTTCTGGGCCAGCCGTTCTCCTCAGAAAAATTGTTCATCATAGAAACAAAGTTTTCAAACTCCTTAGCCCTTTTGTTGTTTCCAACAAAAAATGGTCTAAAAATGAGTTCTTTATTCCCGCTGATGATACTATACTCTCTTTCCCTTATATCCTCTATATTTTTTGATCTGCTCCCCCTTATTATCTGCCAGTCAATGGCAGATGCCATTTTATCTTTTAACCCTTCATCTTCAAGGAATTTTTTTGAATTTTCACATAGCTGTTCCGCTATAAGATGTGCCATAAAGAAAGGATAATGTGCCTTAACTATTGCTACTCCGCCACAGGCATAAAATGGGTAGCCATCGGACAATTTCTCACTGGAGAGTTTAACCAGAAACTCTTTGCATAATGATACAGCTATCCTACCGTCGCAGACAAATGTCATGTCGTCCCCACCATAAACTATCGGGATAAATGGCATAAGCACATTATTCGCCTCATCCTCATATAATCTGAAAGTACAACCAGAAAACATATCTTTAAAATGCCACTCACTGTCCTTCTTTTCAATACATCCAATCAATTCCTTAATAACAGACTTCATTACATCAATCGATGCATCCTCAATACTCTCAGAAAAACTTC contains:
- a CDS encoding UvrD-helicase domain-containing protein, with product MSAFLIKGPAGSGKTTYLKEQYLKLTKKHIRTDEILFITLNKPNMNHIKRSVELDTDTSTCITTFPRFVSDELMLFWPVVLKNCTKIEAKNPHPILIDTLTAHEIMREIVERMQKEGGFPDIKATSDSISLEVMHNFSRATSCLIDYHEIPDLLIQAHPDKNPTAFKDMGAALCEYIDLLLSHGFIDYGLSLYLYNNCLRDTEIYRERFKERFKYLLADNLEESNPSVVSFISSFLDWFEEAYLAFSTDGGYSVVLGASPDYTLKELKERCNIIELNNYYTSSDSLLSLSGALQANIEGGRAVTVSSPVSLVECEYKSEMIDSAVDAVKKLIAKGFKPGEISVIAPYLDPVSEELLVSNLSALGLRPFPLTNTGRLIDQPFIRNIVTLTMLAHPWWGINPNHSDLKDTFCACFDMDPVRASILANFVESKKSLTSLDNKTTMRIGFGSREKYEKLLDWLSQYNEEVPIDSFLKKLLWDYLIPLPTTRENIVATRRLIDMASGYIKIMEVIRPGEMYGRDFVIAIKRGIKGIEVLEERPEDAIVIATPYSYLMNPIFSKAQIWLDASDIDWEDPDIRPLSNPYVFLPGWKGTWTPAIEDMYSRLMLSKRIVNLLKRCSERLIVINCRLSSRFTEQGGMLMEYIQKTCRIVP
- a CDS encoding ATP-dependent helicase — encoded protein: MKLRNDLKEFLTYYRGGRLAIPSVPGAGKTTLLSHLTAHIIETEADARVLIVTYMNSAVANFKQRIDSLLKEKGILVRNYDVMTLHSLASTIVKESPASLGLAKDYNILDELECINHLKTAFEAWLSTHEDIFYSKLLVRDFYTPKRIETIKKNFRESFIADVGRAISLFKGNNITSSDAMSYIHQLPEDSYLRWAFEIYSLYQDRLRLNGAVDFDDLILLAYRLLTSEHEILSKFQDRWNYFFEDEAQDSNMLQEKILELLSQKCGNLVRVGDPNQAILSTFTIADPKLFTEFINANDRKEIKTSGRSSIEVIRLANHLVECVKSLNEFESVRDSLEYQLIEPVADANFKNPENFKYGIRFYEYEDEDEELSHICSLAAKYIQLHPDKTCAVLLRTNNQVESMVEIFHNNGIKAVEVSSYPLEDLITRKIYYCLKFINRPERTDNLIDVLRYVLAPEIKDIHPLNMFIHRSRVEDILYPIDRIPVLPEDVGNEEKEIFYRAIETAKKLIEAGDMSIDKLIIYIMDLLRVTGESRAIGEAVAEEARKRLYDPGWRIEDVIDELASPKNKYNNLASVFYQKKGFEARPGEVMVLTYHKAKGLEWHNVFMGTVEARDFPLLLTHSFIGETWYLKEEERNPFSLIEAEFKSLMGENVDPDFKKQAKLNIISENLRLLYVGITRAKETLVITSHRNDRYDKPLDNMLFKKIFHEFIQEERLKWKI
- a CDS encoding PD-(D/E)XK nuclease family protein; protein product: MEDIKRMYFSQTALRTYMSCPLKFKNRYIEGLYWNFDSPAAREGREFHLDAKRHFLNLPLSGHNGDLIATMADFVPVESGKEYLPEFSLRHNNGNIKIMAKYDLVVVGETVEIYDWKTESARPNAEKLRDDIQTRLYLYTMAAAGKTIKEDIRPSDISITYFNPSYPSSPVRIDYDSYRFEKDEIKISGLVSQILKDTEFKPTDDRRKCAYCEYNRLCNGKPVSLDSVDDQDFELSWDDIEEISF
- a CDS encoding nucleotidyltransferase domain-containing protein translates to MIGSVARGNFNESSDIDVIIISDKIPKSYKNRGELLYEYVFDAIEPKGYTTDEFKFIYRKRNPIEAVSKGVLVHDDGIWKNILKDTNS
- a CDS encoding TIGR03986 family CRISPR-associated RAMP protein, translating into MSLKEHISNLPEERKAHAPYNFVKLSDSIAYFEDVGLDRYYPNRYSGYIDCTLTNLTDLYIRAGYTLEEYIRHRDDKFVPVEFFCVDKATKEPVIPGSSIRGMIRELCEIISFAKMKFTDRNKRMLYRDMSSSSSAKDYIGLMSGRMSKDGFTGFYTKASAGYIKEDGGEYYITPAKKINNVQYFRIENDTIKKLENNCLKEFTRHKIWFKPTKPEDHQHSKRKLYYAKVEEIMLDDGKTKKREGWERGWLIISGSMKKKHMQWIIPDEDLESTSIELSGEDIELYKNEAITDKINKNKFSVIPQDKNESIPCFYIQYEDKSGQKHYFFGHTGMFRIPYKYSIGDYIPLHGDGRPDMVESVFGYTEGKKAHKGRVLFTDARLADKQNVVSRHHVSVLGSPKPSSYQLYLNQDTHDIGKLKNYNSKPFDETVIRGYKLYWHKNYVKDVENKTGKKDVETEFDAISAGISFEFKVYFENLSNEELGMLLWVLKLPDGCKYKLGLGKPLGCGSVDIKPVLYLYNIKEKYSTLSLTSWIQKQDDGKIDELKKDFEDCMNKRIGKNIFGERRRILLRMLKFPGPKETDYMELEQFKSREILPGPTGLK
- the csx19 gene encoding CRISPR-associated protein Csx19, giving the protein MNDLKDAKSFDSYIDEINDTESLIKSINDIGLRYNANYMLAFFFDGVVWGKMIDGRFSFSSGIVENSPEINYEKLIECRIFGRECEVFLRKNDNKLYGSVSKDGEDYEEHEYMLWGQRKGKNGGVINGFTVVVENRGIRHAVPVTIDYPDNDFVVKLVVRNSIDYDEDGQAYYSGGRLCDIVVRRIEDELKRTYF
- a CDS encoding RAMP superfamily CRISPR-associated protein; amino-acid sequence: MSEYLAVKGQLIFEEPFHTGGDISYADWSDNPVLVDPIDGSATILGSSIAGAMRDYLVSYATNYHSKGDCPIADEIFGYVDDENKNQSRILVYDLHGYSYTPTIRDGVMIDPETGTALRDMKYDAEFINSGACFDIAFDVFLDNEEEKRAIATIMKGFENGEISLGYKKNRGYGRCRVTNWEIKLMDLSTPSGLCEWLLYNRGESDEWKNGKSSEELMGIKAFYDKRDIFRLSCEFGVDGSLLIGTNYPNADIGVDKYTVVSADSGKAVIPGTSLAGVLRERAVRIFNTYGADLLGVYELFGCKDKASRIVVHESTVENQMKPIVINRVKIDRFTGGALETALFDEMPIYGSSDTRVNVNIEIRQPKDHEIGLILFLIRDLWVGDLTVGGESGIGRGRLKGMSGKISRKDELINIDEGFNFSEQQKIDKYVDAFLKCLGVKSNE